The window AGAAGTCTGCAGAGAGTGGTGAAACCATCGCCGACGATGCAATTTTAAATTTCGAGTGAACTGTAGTTCATTACACGTATTGCTGGGCGATACGAAGTGCATATATATTGCTAATCAATTAATCATTTGATAGACAGATATAGGAACATGatagaataaataataaaatggTTGAAAACCTTGCAGAGATGAAGCAACACTGTCGTGAAGCGTTTGAGAAACACCCAGCGAGCAAACCTTTTTAAGAGTACCCACATAGAGCGTGGAGAGACCCAATTTGCTTCCTTTCAAAGTTtctaattaatttaaagaattcGGTTAATCTAGATTAGCCTTGAATAACTCACGAAACTGGTTGTGTAGCAAAATAATCTGAACAACGATAGTAATAAGGAACCACAGTTATCATTAATTGGAAAGGTCAATATATTAGTGTTGTATTCTGAACAGTCACTCAACCGTCCTTTCAAGTTGAGACAAATATGTACCATCAAAACCCTTCATGGAAGCAGAAAACCCACAATAGCACGTTCTCCTTTCCATCTTGGTTTCATTCGATTTTCTACCTTCTATAGTAGCAGTTCTCATAGCAAGACAGTCCGGACCGGCGGATTAATGTTTCATTGGAATCCTAATCGAAGCCATAGAAGAATTATATGTCGTTATCACCAGCAACGCAACCTACAAATAAAGTGAAATTTTAGTCTGGTCATAACATATGCCATACTCCCATCTCCCTCAAGGTTTATACGTTCCTTCCCTCTACGTATGAAATGCCAGAGACCTTTGTATAGCCCATCGACGTCCTATTTTATCTAAATCCTCTAATGTACGGTTAAATATCATTGTCTTTAAAATGATATTACGTATGgtttcttttaaaaaatatgtcGTAATGCCATATAACCTTTATTTCCCTTCGGTCGATTATTGATTAAGGAGCAAATAGGTCAAGGCAATTAACTCTTCACATAGCACAACCTTCCTACTCTCTAAATGAGTACGTCTTTTCTGATTGACAAACATCAAACTCTACAATCAATCACAGTCTTGCAAGTTACTTAAATGCCTATCAAGATTACGAGAGACGGATGCACGCCCAGATGCACCTGCTCAGAGTTGGAGAAACGGAAGCAACTCCAAGAGTGTGCGTCGTTTGAAGAAGAGTGGCGTATTAACGACTACTACAACATCGTGGTCTCTAGGCATCCAGTGCTTTGCAACCTCTTCGACGAAATACATATGCTTTATGACGGTAATAACGAGGacgaaaaggaaaatagAGATGCGACTGAAACTGGAAATGGAGGTACTCTACGATACAAGACGACCGAGGTTTTGATAATACGTGGTCCCTGGAACCGGAACAGGCATTTTCTGTTTATACTTTCTGATGTCAGCAAGTGGGGGCTGGAGAGTGTAGTGGAAAAGAAGATCATTGAAGCTGGTGGATATGAGAGGCTCAACTCTATCCTGGCCAAAGAAGCGCCACCCCTAAAGTCCTATGATCCCAAAATGGATCGAATATATGGAGGAGAGCCTGTCCCATCCAATCAAAATGCTAATCTTCGTATTACAAGTGTCCAATCAGACTGCTCGCTAGGTGAGAACCCACCAGCTGTGATTATGACCGGGACGAACGATATACTAAATTTCCCATTTTGGGACCTTTGGCAGCATTTCTATAAAGAATTGAAGCAGAGGGGTGAGCCTGCGACTGCGTGGCAGTTGCAAAGACTGCTCattcaaacaaatatgCGAGTCAGAAGCAGCTTGGAAGAAATTCCTTATAAAGACCTACCttataaaatatatcaatttttttcgCATTGCAATTTAGATGTCAATATAGATGAATATGCAAGGCTCAAATTATCAGCTATCTATACTTATGGGTTGGGAAGTTATTCTAAAGTTTGGAACGCCATTCCGTGTGGGTCCAAGTTCGAAACGTTGTCAGAGAAGGTAGACGAAGAAGTGGACACAGATGCCGATATTGTCAAAGTTGCCAACACCCTCATGGATGACGAAGGCATCACTGAGACATTGGGACCACCTGTGATGGATGACGAACCTCCAACTAGGCATAGGCATACGCCCACAAAGTCCGATGAGAGCATTTATGCTTCCAGGATCTAATACACGCTCCTCATTGACGTTTAGAAGCGTCTCAAATATATAACAAGAAAGTAAATAATATCCTCGGACATACATGGACATTAGTTGATAAATCTCAGTAATACTAGAACATAAGATATTGTGTCATGACAGGCATCAAAATtgcaaataatgaaaatcGGACATTGAACAGCAATATAGCCTGTTCACAAAGTACTTTCTGGAAGACTATTCTGTTCCTTTAGCCCATCacctctttttcttctttttacTCGATCCGACTCGGCCCGAGTTTCCGATTTCACAAAAGAGGATCTCCGAATGCGAACAATGGCCATTTTTAACCCATTCTCTTTCTCCTCTTTACAGCAGTATAATCCACTCTCCCTTCAGCCGTTGCAACTGTTGGAGTAATACAGAGGAGATTGGACCCTTTTCCccaatgaattaaataCATATAAATACACTGCGTTCGTTTCCTTCTGTCTGTTCCTCGATGTGATGATTCCCTGAAAAGCAACCAATAAACACCTCAGTCAAATAACACTGCCTGCTCCGCCATCCAAAAATACATATGTCTACATGGGTGACATTGCATGAGACACTCTAACCTCTACGAGAGAAGAGCCGGTCGACACCGTCCTGGGAGAACTGAAGACTGCATTGGCCTCCCATTCATCTGAACCAAATGAGAGTTTTATTCGGTCTTCAGGTCCcattattctttaaagttCCCTAAAAGCCAgtatttaatgaaattcgGGAGGCCAGTTCAATTGCAGGTAACCTCCGTTTTGAGGATGACAATACGTACACGTATTACATCACTGGCATAAATCTAAACTGGAAAATCTATAGGTTCTCTTTCATTGAGAATTGTGATAAGCCACATATTCTCtatgttttattttgtgCGGTTGTCGTTAGCTTTTTACAATATAAAACATAGAGAATAGGTGgcttattattagattcaCAATTCTCAATGAGAGAGAACCTATAGATCCTCCAGTTTAGATTTATGTCATTGATAATGTAAGTGTACGCATTGTCACCCTTGAAATGGGGGTTATCTGTGAGCGAACATGCCTCCAGgatttcatcaaatacTGGCTTACCTGTGAAGCTGTTTTTGCACGACCATACTTACCACTGTTCGTAACTTTTTCCCTCTGGCCAGTATAGTCTCTCTTCATCCCTCGTAACCCTGAATACGAACACGATTAGGGTGAGGCCCATCCAAGCTTCATTGTTGCAAGAAGGTCCGCTAAGCTATATGTTATGCGGCATATGTAAGACAATATGCAGCACGAATAGAAATATAACTAGCGGTGAAGCTATTACGTGAGTTTTAGGCTCTGGTTCAGTGGGAGGGACTGTGGTTTTGGTTGTAACGAGCATAATAAGGTGTACGCAATCTCTCTAATAAATATCTGGGTGTGTTGTTGCCCATgacaacaattttttttccatgGCGGCTAATATATAAGCGCGGTAGTTTCTCGTATCATCCATCCATCTTGTCTGATCGCATCTCCAAGACAACAAACAGACATGATGCACCCGGGAAAGCAGACCCAGACAAGCAGTGTGCCGGCTCCCCACGAGCAGTACAACTGCCAGCAACAACTAAGTACGGTCGGGATGCGGATAAGACAAAAGATCGACCAGGGCTACCAGTTCGCCACTACAAACAACGTCACGGCCGCCTCCCTCGACAACACAGGGGCCCCAGTGAGAGATTACGCCTCCATGGTCGTTCCTCAGTTCAATACCAGGCTCACTGTCCCACAATCCAATTTCCAGCCGCCCATGTTGGTCAACCAAAGAACGGTCTCGACATCCTCCTCCTTGGACATGTTTAACAGACAACAGAAGAATTCCTTCGAGGAAGATGACGAGGAAATTCTTTACAATAGGAAGAGAAGAGTCTGATCTTCTAAGATCCGGCCGTATTTGTACCATACATATTTACTTACTTACATACATACCCtctaattttaatttgtCGATAGAACTCTTCATTAGTCATTCGTTTGTATACATGCAAGTTGATATGAAAAGGTAACTTTGGCACCTACAGATAGTGATAGACACCTGCGTAAGTGAAACCTCATGCCCTCTTTTACTGGGGCGGGAAAATGATGTGCTGCCTAATGACTTTTTCCATCTATTTTACCTGGTCATGGCGCTCAACCGTCAATGATTTATATGGGCTTGGGTTAAGGCAGAAAGGCCCCGTTCAGTCTATACAAGAAAAAGTCACCCCAAGACTTCAATCCTTGAGGAACCCCGGTCACATCTATATACCCGTAATGATTTTGAGTTCATGTCTGAAAATTAGCTACTGTTGTCAAGATTCAAGTATATAGATAAAAGCATCCATGTTTTGCCCTAGTAAATTTAAAACCTTATAATTTATGTATTCTGTTCAAGatctaatattttcaaactcTGAACTAACATCTTATTGTGACTGTCATCTTTGCatttaaaaaaaagaagaggTTTCCACAAAAAGATTTCCATCTCGAGGACTAGTGTTCACTGTTTTCTGTGTGTGCCATAACTTCTCATTCTAGTATCTCATCGTTTATAAGGCATTTAAATCATGAGATGGGTGACCCGGATGGAAACCAATTTTTTTGGCTGGgtaaatttaataaaagtAGGTGGTGTCTTTAAAAAATGCAGATGTTCGGGGAAAAAATGTCAAATGGAGTGGGAAACGTTTACGAAACAAATACGAACATAATGAACAACCGTCAAATGAATATACAAGatgattatttgatttggttGATAGAAAAATTAGCACAGTAGAAGAACAGTCACATCAAGAAATGAGTGCCTTGAAAAGTTTTGATGCGTTCCGTATGTGAGTCTGTCGTATTCTGAAGAGTATAGAGTGAAATTGTTCCATTGGTATACTAACAGAGGGGTACCCTTTATCAAATAGCCAAGactgatgaagaatatacTAAGAAATCTACCAAAGGTGGGTTGAGTACCATAGCAACGTACCTATTTTTGCTTTTCATTGCATGGAGCGAGTTTGGTAGTTATTTTGGTGGATTTGTTGAACAGAAATATGTGGTGGATAATCAAGTGAGAGAAGTCACTGAAATTAACCTAGACATTTATGTTAATACTACTTGTAGACTACTAGATGTTCGTGTCTTTGATGAGACAAAGGATATGAGAATGGTTTCTGAAGAGTTAAGTTTTGAAGATATGGTGTTCTTTATCCCTTTTGGAGTCAAAGTAAACCTTATGAATGAGATTGTCACCGCTGATATTGACAAAATATTAAGTGAAGCTGTACCTGCACAATTCGGCCCCAGAGTCGATTCAAGAGAATTTCTTAATCAAGGGACAGATGATGTTGCACTTCCCCTGGAGTATTCTGCATGCCATATTTTTGGTTCCATCCCAGTTAATCGTGTTGCTGgtgaatttcaaataacaacaatagaTAGACATCAACCTATTGAAAATGTAGTTGATTTTACACATGtgattaatgaattttccTTTGGTGATTTTTTCCCCTACGTTGATAACCCATTGGATAGTACTGCCAAATATGTTCctgatgaaaaattaacatcttatcaatatcatttatCTGTGGTCCCCACCATATATAATAAGATGGGGGTTCTAATAAACACAAATCAATATTCCCTAAGTGAATATCATTACAAGAACATTACAAATGCTAATGATAAGAATTCGCCAGGtatctttatcaaatacAATTTTGAATCCCTAACTATCATTGTCAATGATAGACGTCTTGGATTCACTCAATTTCTAATAAGATTGATTGCCATATTATGCTTCGTTGTATATATGGTCTCGTGGCTGTTTAGAGTAATTGATAAGACATTGGTCTTTCTCTTGGGGCCTAGGTGGTCCTTACGATATTACACAGATGGTCCTCAACAGGAGGGACCTCTCAAAATATAAGGCGGAAGCGCATGTAGAATTTCCGAAGTAGAAAGAAGCTACTTTTAACATTGCaattaattatataaatatattctaaAAGTTTATAGAACGACGgcatcatcattgaaacAGAGTAAAAACCAATAAAATATACCTCACAAAATGTCAGGAGCCCATATAGATCAAGGTGTACAAACAGAAGTTGAATCCattgaattcaaaaaattagCCGCCCAGTGGCAAAATGAAGAATACAcagaaaggaaaaagaatgaagtattaaagaatgaaataatgaaacGAATTAAGGAAACTACTGAATTGATTGAGAAAGCTGAGGGGAAAGTTGAAGTTTTTGAATGGGATCAATTGTATGATTTATCTTCTAATATCCTTGAAGAATATACTAAGAATGTGGATTCTACTTTAAATCGTTTGGACAAATTATACCATGTATGTTAATATTATGTTCAAGGATTGGGTGGAGAGTTTCTTACTAACTAAATAAACAAGCACATTTGTTAAGAAACAATGTTTATGGAAGGAAACTGCGTTTGTTATAGATTCCCATAGGGGAGCAACGTCCATTGGTAAAGCTGAGGAATGGATGAAGCAAAAGGAAAAACACTTAGAATATAAGCAAGTTGAATTGGAAAGGTCAGCAAATGAGATAAGGAAAACAGTGGAAAGGTTAACTAAGgagaaataataataatacttttCTACTTTTTCTAGCTAGTATTTATCTTACAtaaaatttagaaaatctGTTATCTTTAAGTTTTCTATTTCACCCATCACCAAGTCTTGATTTTCATGGAAACATTCCACTATGTTACTCTTAGAAATTGGTGAAAGGTTTTGGTCAATCACGCCATTAGTACACCCAGAAAGTCCAATTTTCCTTAACTCAGGACAATTCCAACTAAAACCGTGTAGTGTTGCTGCAATTCTTAAAGTagtaaaataataatttatgAACCAAACATCAAGAAAATCCCTAAACATTTGTTGAAAGACATCCAAGTTTTGTTCTAAAACTTTGCTCAATGTTTTTTGTCTAGCattatatttggaaattctATTTATTGTTCTTTGACGATGTTTTTCAACCCTTTGGTGTGAACCCATGTTTACATCCTTGTAATTAATGTATAAACTTAATTCATGTTCCAAAGAGCCTAATTTCCTTTCCATTCTCTCCTTGTGAttaattgtttttttaatttttccacaCATTGtctttaattgaattaGTGAGTGTACCACGCtagaatcaaaatatttcaattcgTTCTGCACATTTATAAACATTTTTCTCATATGACTGTTTaaggaaaatatattgataGTTAAAGGGTTAAATGCCATTGTTGGACTTTCCCTGcttttcttaatttctcTGACGTCCTGTTCCAGTATGCGGTAAAAGCAATTCATTGTGGCTATAGAATTAGATAGAAAAATCGTAATTTTGTTCTTATAGGAGAGGCAAGAGTAAAGTAGAGATTCAACGTTAGAATGAATGCcgtcaaatattttttcattttcattcaagTTACCTCTGTTCATTGTCTTTGAGTTGTGCTAtttgttttattattgaatgcGAAGAACAATCAACaagttttttttcatcatttgtgTCATGAATTGTGCCGCAAGGGGAAAAGTCTAGTGTGTATGAATAGAAGCTCCAGAACAAATACTACCGTATTTAGAAACCAATTACTTGTATGAAACAGACAGACAAGTGCCCAGAGTTGCACGCCATGTTTCTGATTTGGTCTCCATGGACCCCCATTGTGATGTTGAGTATGCTGACACGGACAGATCACCAATTACCAAAAATAGAAATTCCTGGAGGCTGCGTTGACAGATTACGCGAAAACACGAAATTACCTTTTCCGGGGAATATAATAAGCTgtcaaaatttttcactggTTTGATTCACTTTGTTTAAATCATTCGTTTGCTTGCAATTgtctttcaaattttccattgatCACCTAGCAAGAGATCAAGTACAAACATACCCCCAAATTATAGTttagaaattaaaaaaatgacCGTAGATAATTTAGTCTGGTCTCATTTATGCGAAAGTCTCCTTAGCAAGGACTCCCTAGACAacatttctttgaaattcaaagaagaattggctTCAAGGTTACAAAATAGTAACATTTCTATGCTTCCAACAAAGACGCTCGAGAAAGGTGTCAGGACCTCCTTAAATAGTTCGACAGTGACACTCGGGGATGATAATACTATCCTTGCCATCGATTTTGGTGGAACAAGTTTGAAAATTGCCCTTGTGACAATGCCCACTTGTATTATTCAATATCGTGATGAGTTCCAAGTGACAAACAAAGTTGTcgatttgaaattttttgctgaaatcattgaatgGATTTGCTCAAGGTTGGATGTATTTTACGCTAGCAAGAAGGTGTCTGattggaatttgaaaccTTTATTTGTTGCCATTACTTTCAGTTTCCCATTGAATgcagaaaaggaaattgcTGCTATGGGCAAGGGATTCATAATGACAGATTCCATTAAAAATGTTGGAttagatgaaattattaagaattCCTTCATACAAAGTGGTGTAGAGAATGTTACCGTATgtgatattattaatgattcAGTGGCTGTATATTTGACAAGTGAGTTCATTTGTGATACCAAGGAATCATGCTCTGtatcattaattgttgGAACTGGTACCAACACATGTTTTGAATTACCATTTGATGCTTTACCTAAATTTAAAAGGGATCCATTCCAGGTGGAAAAGACGAGTTCTAAATTAAACGTTGTCATTAATGGTGAAATGGGGTTTTTAGGTAGTAAGGTCATTGAATTAGCACCATTTGATGTTCAAAATGATTCCCCATGTACCATGCCATTGGAATATATTACATCTGGTAAGTGGTTACCcataatattgaagaatataatatgtTACTATAATATAATACCAGAATTGAATGGGAAAATGGATGATTTAGAAATTGATGGTCAATTGCTTTGTCAATTAGTTGAAAGtgaaaatttagaaaatatcaagGTAAAGGGTGTTCCTCAAATTCAACTGCCACTTGTGCGTGATATTGCCAAGTTATTGCTAAATAGAGGTGCATTTTATTTAGTTGCTGCATTGAAAGctatttttgaattgaaatcgGAACTTAATGATGAGAACGAGAACGAGAACGATAGCACTGCGAATGTAATGGAGATTGGATATGTCGGCTCCTTCCTTCAAAATTGTTCTTATTATCACGAACAGATCGATTTTTTTTCTGAGAATAAAATCACACTTAAATTCATGGAAGATAGTAATCTAATAGGAGCCGCAATTGCTGCTTTTGTGAAGGATTGATTTTGGGTTTTTTTTTCTGAATCGGTAGATGGGCTTAATAATACGGTGGCTAGTGCTGCTACCTGGTTGtaacaaaacaaaacaaatgCATGCTAATGTCATAATGAACTTTCTTTTAATCTTtatatattaattattcttAATAGCTTTTTTATTCAATGTTAATGTTTTTTCAAGCGTCGTATATTGTTTTAtgtttttttcattaaaaattttgataatgaagtaACTAACTAATAGACAGAgatataattatttattctttctctttgattCTGAGTAATACATTCAGCAATCCAAGTAATATTTCTCACTTCTTGTTCCTTAGATTTCATCCAAGCCCAAACCGTACTAATGGCGAATTGTTGGGTAAAGGCGTCTCTACACAAATccatttccaatttataaaaatgatcttccaaatttccTGATTCCAAGATATCTCTATATTCATAAACTTGTCCCAGAGCCACTCTCACGGATTCAAAATCGGTAGCCTGAGCTAAATGTTCTGTAGCCACAGGGTACAATTTACCCAATTCAGGTAataattctcttttcaaacCGGCATCGATATCTTCACTTTGCAAAGAATTCAAAGCAATATTAATAGCCCTTCTATCCGCTTCGAATTCCAACAAACCTTGCATAATTTCTCTAGCAGGTTCAGGAACTTGATGAGAGACGAATTGATAAAAGTCTTGCAAATATGCCTTGTataatttatttctaataatttcaatattcaaatcatccaattcatccGCGGTGTTGAAacaatctttgaaatatggTGCTAATGGGGTATCCACCAGCACTGTCTCATACAGGGATTCCAAATCCGTAGCCACTGTTAAAGTGGGTAATGTGTCAAACCAACCCAATGGGTGGCAACGTTGTAAAATCTCGGACTTGTCACGGTCATGGATGGTCCCCGTAATCATAAGAGCCACATTATCTATCATGTAGCTATATGTGATATAGTCAAGGAAGAGACGTGTGGGTCCTGAAGTTTGGTTTCTAATGTAGTTGAATTCCTGGTAAAGTTTCTCCGAGGCGGATGTTTGGATAAGAGAAGTGGTGAGTGCATCCGTGGAGACCGAAGAAAGGAAATTACCGTAATCTGTGGATGAGAGTTGCAATtttaaatcttccaaagtGTCACATTGAGTCAAGTTAATGTATTGGTTACTTGTTAGCAGCCCGTTTCTGTAGCCCCTGACGACCCCCTCAATAAACCCGTTGTCTATGTTAAAGTATATTCCCTCCATTGTGTCGCTGAATGGCACTGTAAAGtgtatattttatttgttgCTCTGTACTTTGTCAACCTGCAAATGCTGCCTGTTCTTTTGTTCAATCCAAATTTCAGCATTGCAAATTAAGCAACATGTCCGAATTTTTCACGTGACTGTTTTGTGACTTTTTGCACCCAGACATTATCAATAGTGATGGGtgtttttttaaaattattttattattttttttcgcTTTCCCTTTCCCTTTCCCTTTCCCTTTCCCTTCCGTTTTCCGTCTAACTCTCGCCTCGTCCTTGTAGTTCTGGGCTGAACTGCTTAGGCTCATTCTCTGCCTAGCACTCCACTGAATCCGTCTACACTGAAACTTCCCGCAATGTAACCGCCCACTGGGTATTATAGATGTAAATTAACAGTCATATTGACCCTTTAAGCACTATCTGCATAGTATCTATTGACAAAACACACCGAACAAATATCAATAACACAATGAGTGCTCAACCAGCCCCAAAGTGGTACCCATCCGAAGATGTCTCTGCCCAAAAGAAGACTAGAAAGGCTTCCCGTCCACAAAAGTTACGTGCCTCTTTGGTCCCAGGTACCGTCTTGATCCTATTAGCCGGCCGTTTCAGAGGTAAGAGAGTCGTCTACTTGAAGCATTTGGAAGACAACACTTTGTTGGTCTCCGGTCCATTCAAGATCAACGGTGTCCCATTGAGAAGAGTCAACGCCAAGTACGTCATTGCCACTTCCACTAAGGTTGCTGTCGACACCGTCGACGTTGCCAAGTTCAACGTGGAATACTTTGCCAAGGAAAAATTGACCAAGAAGCAAAAGAAGGAAGCTAACTTGTTCCCAGAACAACAAGTCAAGGAAATCAAGACTGAACGTGTGGAAGACCAAAAAATCGTCGACAAGGCTTTGTTGGCTGAAATCAAGAAGACTCCATTGTTGAAGCAATACTTGGCTGCCTCCTTCTCCTTGAAGAACGGTGACAAGCCACATTTATTGAA is drawn from Naumovozyma castellii chromosome 10, complete genome and contains these coding sequences:
- the NCAS0J02030 gene encoding uncharacterized protein, encoding MPIKITRDGCTPRCTCSELEKRKQLQECASFEEEWRINDYYNIVVSRHPVLCNLFDEIHMLYDGNNEDEKENRDATETGNGGTLRYKTTEVLIIRGPWNRNRHFLFILSDVSKWGLESVVEKKIIEAGGYERLNSILAKEAPPLKSYDPKMDRIYGGEPVPSNQNANLRITSVQSDCSLGENPPAVIMTGTNDILNFPFWDLWQHFYKELKQRGEPATAWQLQRLLIQTNMRVRSSLEEIPYKDLPYKIYQFFSHCNLDVNIDEYARLKLSAIYTYGLGSYSKVWNAIPCGSKFETLSEKVDEEVDTDADIVKVANTLMDDEGITETLGPPVMDDEPPTRHRHTPTKSDESIYASRI
- the GMC2 gene encoding Gmc2p (ancestral locus Anc_4.331), which produces MSGAHIDQGVQTEVESIEFKKLAAQWQNEEYTERKKNEVLKNEIMKRIKETTELIEKAEGKVEVFEWDQLYDLSSNILEEYTKNVDSTLNRLDKLYHKQCLWKETAFVIDSHRGATSIGKAEEWMKQKEKHLEYKQVELERSANEIRKTVERLTKEK
- the NCAS0J02040 gene encoding uncharacterized protein, whose amino-acid sequence is MMHPGKQTQTSSVPAPHEQYNCQQQLSTVGMRIRQKIDQGYQFATTNNVTAASLDNTGAPVRDYASMVVPQFNTRLTVPQSNFQPPMLVNQRTVSTSSSLDMFNRQQKNSFEEDDEEILYNRKRRV
- the NCAS0J02050 gene encoding uncharacterized protein (ancestral locus Anc_4.330), whose product is MSALKSFDAFPKTDEEYTKKSTKGGLSTIATYLFLLFIAWSEFGSYFGGFVEQKYVVDNQVREVTEINLDIYVNTTCRLLDVRVFDETKDMRMVSEELSFEDMVFFIPFGVKVNLMNEIVTADIDKILSEAVPAQFGPRVDSREFLNQGTDDVALPLEYSACHIFGSIPVNRVAGEFQITTIDRHQPIENVVDFTHVINEFSFGDFFPYVDNPLDSTAKYVPDEKLTSYQYHLSVVPTIYNKMGVLINTNQYSLSEYHYKNITNANDKNSPGIFIKYNFESLTIIVNDRRLGFTQFLIRLIAILCFVVYMVSWLFRVIDKTLVFLLGPRWSLRYYTDGPQQEGPLKI
- the NCAS0J02070 gene encoding uncharacterized protein (ancestral locus Anc_4.336), coding for MNRGNLNENEKIFDGIHSNVESLLYSCLSYKNKITIFLSNSIATMNCFYRILEQDVREIKKSRESPTMAFNPLTINIFSLNSHMRKMFINVQNELKYFDSSVVHSLIQLKTMCGKIKKTINHKERMERKLGSLEHELSLYINYKDVNMGSHQRVEKHRQRTINRISKYNARQKTLSKVLEQNLDVFQQMFRDFLDVWFINYYFTTLRIAATLHGFSWNCPELRKIGLSGCTNGVIDQNLSPISKSNIVECFHENQDLVMGEIENLKITDFLNFM
- the VMA6 gene encoding H(+)-transporting V0 sector ATPase subunit d (ancestral locus Anc_4.338); this encodes MEGIYFNIDNGFIEGVVRGYRNGLLTSNQYINLTQCDTLEDLKLQLSSTDYGNFLSSVSTDALTTSLIQTSASEKLYQEFNYIRNQTSGPTRLFLDYITYSYMIDNVALMITGTIHDRDKSEILQRCHPLGWFDTLPTLTVATDLESLYETVLVDTPLAPYFKDCFNTADELDDLNIEIIRNKLYKAYLQDFYQFVSHQVPEPAREIMQGLLEFEADRRAINIALNSLQSEDIDAGLKRELLPELGKLYPVATEHLAQATDFESVRVALGQVYEYRDILESGNLEDHFYKLEMDLCRDAFTQQFAISTVWAWMKSKEQEVRNITWIAECITQNQRERINNYISVY
- the RPL6B gene encoding 60S ribosomal protein eL6 (ancestral locus Anc_4.341), translating into MSAQPAPKWYPSEDVSAQKKTRKASRPQKLRASLVPGTVLILLAGRFRGKRVVYLKHLEDNTLLVSGPFKINGVPLRRVNAKYVIATSTKVAVDTVDVAKFNVEYFAKEKLTKKQKKEANLFPEQQVKEIKTERVEDQKIVDKALLAEIKKTPLLKQYLAASFSLKNGDKPHLLKF